The following is a genomic window from Sutcliffiella horikoshii.
CGCTTACAAAAATATGAAAGCAAATACCATCGTGTATTTTGTCTTCCGAACTTAATGATGCAAGAAGCGTGCCAACTTGCAAAGTTAATTGTTTCAATATTTTGAACAAAAAGTTTTTCCGGTTTTCTGGACAAAAGTAGACAGACTGGCACGAAACAAAGGATTCCAGAAATCTGGAACATTTTCCGGTTTTCTGGAATCCTAATCGTGATATCCTATAACTTGTTTAGATGGAGTACTTTTTCAACTTTTCATAAAGACTTGATTTACTGATGCCGAGTTGCTTTGCGGCCATTAATTTATCATTTTGATATTTTTCTAACGTCTGAATGATAGCTTGCTTCTCTGCATCTTCCAATGTTTCTTTTAACGGTTTGGATCCAATCGGAATGGAAAACGTATCTGTCAGGTAATCCGGGAGTGCTTCCAATGTCAGCTTTTCGCCTGTTGATAAGTGAACGGCTGCCTGAATCACATTCTCAAGCTCCCGGATATTTCCCGGCCAGCGATATCGTGATAATGCCACTAGAGCATCATCTGCTACTGAAGTGACTCTTCTTCCAGTACGCTTGCAGATTTTATGAATAAAATGCTCCACAAGCTGCGGAATATCCTCCGTTCTTTCACTTAAAGCCGGAATATGAAATGGGATGACATGAATTCGGTAATATAGGTCATCCCGGAACCGCTTCTCCTCCATCATCTTTTCCAATGGACGGTTGGTCGCCGCAATGACACGAACGTTCACCTGTATCGGCTTTATCGCACCAACCGGTTCCACTTCCCCTTCCTGCAAGGCACGCAACAGCTTAATTTGCATCGGCAGGGACATGTCTCCGATTTCATCCAGAAAAAGCGTGCCGCCGTCTGCTAGAAGGAACTTTCCTTTTTTTCCACCTTTCTTCGCCCCTGTAAATGCCCCTTCTTCATACCCAAACAATTCGGATTCAAGAAGGTGTTCAGGTATAGCCGCACAATTCAGCTTAATAAAAGGCATCTGACTGCGGTTGCTTAATTGGTGGATGCTGTGTGCAAATAATTCCTTCCCTGTCCCACTCTCTCCCCTGATCAGGACGGAAACGTCACTGGCAGCAATCTGTTTTACCTTGTCTTTCAATAATTTGATGAGCTTAGAATTGCCGATAATATCCTCTAGCGTGTATTTCACTCCGGTTTGTCGCTCATATTCCTGCAGATAGTTTCTAATCCGCCCAAGCATGCTTTTGACATGACTGTTCATCTTGTCCCATTCACTCGTATCCCGGAAAATGACCGTTCCGTAAGCTCCAATAACTTCTTCTTTCTTATTAAAAATCGGCACACGGTTGGCAATCATATAATTGCCTTTGATATATTGAAGATCGGCCAGCTCTTCCTTCCCTGTCTTCACTACTTCATGCATACGAGTATTCTCTATCACTTCCGTCACATGCTTGCCAATCACCTCTTTATTATCCACCCCAATAAACTCGCAATAA
Proteins encoded in this region:
- a CDS encoding sigma-54 interaction domain-containing protein — its product is MGVKESLLTEEMMDTIIANAFEWIVVVNHEGNIIYMNDSYCEFIGVDNKEVIGKHVTEVIENTRMHEVVKTGKEELADLQYIKGNYMIANRVPIFNKKEEVIGAYGTVIFRDTSEWDKMNSHVKSMLGRIRNYLQEYERQTGVKYTLEDIIGNSKLIKLLKDKVKQIAASDVSVLIRGESGTGKELFAHSIHQLSNRSQMPFIKLNCAAIPEHLLESELFGYEEGAFTGAKKGGKKGKFLLADGGTLFLDEIGDMSLPMQIKLLRALQEGEVEPVGAIKPIQVNVRVIAATNRPLEKMMEEKRFRDDLYYRIHVIPFHIPALSERTEDIPQLVEHFIHKICKRTGRRVTSVADDALVALSRYRWPGNIRELENVIQAAVHLSTGEKLTLEALPDYLTDTFSIPIGSKPLKETLEDAEKQAIIQTLEKYQNDKLMAAKQLGISKSSLYEKLKKYSI